A window of the Ogataea parapolymorpha DL-1 chromosome V, whole genome shotgun sequence genome harbors these coding sequences:
- a CDS encoding Centromere/microtubule-binding protein CBF5 — MSKEEFMIKPESTTPTNDTSEWPLLLKNYDKLLVRSGHYTPIPAGSSPHKRDLKNYISSGVINLDKPSNPSSHEVVAWVKRILRVEKTGHSGTLDPKVTGCLIVCIDRATRLVKSQQGAGKEYVCIVRLHDALEDEKEMGRALESLTGALFQRPPLISAVKRQLRVRTIYDSKLLEFDNKRGLGVFWASCEAGTYMRTLCVHLGMLLGVGGHMQELRRVRSGALSENDNLVTLHDVMDAQWLYDNSRDESYLRKVISPLETLLVGYKRVVVKDSAVNSVCYGAKLMIPGLLRYEEGIELYDEVVLMTTKGEAIAIGIAQMTTVDLASCDHGVVAKVKRCIMERDTYPRRWGLGPVALKKKQMKADGKLDKFGRPNENTPESWKKEYVSHEDVPAPAIPEDKLQAPEVQKSKATFLDSQKDGKDEKEEKEEKKEKKEKKEKKEKKEKKEKKEKKRKAEGEEGEEKKKKKKSKSD, encoded by the coding sequence ATGTCTAAGGAAGAGTTTATGATCAAGCCGGAAAGCACCACTCCAACAAACGACACCTCGGAGTGGCCACTCTTGCTTAAGAACTACGACAAGCTACTAGTCAGAAGCGGGCACTACACCCCTATTCCAGCAGGATCCTCGCCGCACAAAAGAGACCTCAAAAATTACATTTCTTCTGGTGTGATCAACCTAGACAAACCATCAAACCCATCTTCCCACGAGGTTGTTGCTTGGGTGAAGAGAATATTGAGAGTTGAGAAAACTGGTCATTCTGGTACTCTTGATCCTAAAGTCACCGGATGTTTAATTGTCTGTATTGACAGAGCCACCAGACTGGTCAAATCCCAACAGGGTGCCGGTAAGGAGTATGTGTGTATTGTTAGATTGCACGACGCCTtggaggacgaaaaggaAATGGGAAGAGCGCTTGAGAGTTTGACGGGTGCTCTTTTCCAGAGACCTCCATTAATTTCTGCCGTCAAGAGACAGCTGAGAGTGAGAACCATCTACGACtccaagctgcttgaaTTTGACAACAAGCGCGGTCTCGGTGTTTTCTGGGCTTCCTGTGAAGCCGGTACTTATATGAGAACTCTGTGTGTGCATCTTGGTATGCttcttggtgttggaggTCACATGCAGGAGCTTAGAAGAGTTCGTTCTGGTGCGCTTTCTGAAAACGATAATCTTGTCACTTTGCACGATGTGATGGATGCCCAGTGGCTGTACGACAACTCCAGAGACGAGAGCTATTTGAGAAAAGTGATTTCTCCGCTGGAGACGTTACTTGTTGGCTACAAGAgagtcgtcgtcaaagATTCTGCCGTTAACTCTGTGTGTTACGGTGCCAAGCTCATGATACCTGGTCTTTTGAGATACGAAGAGGGCATTGAGCTCTACGACGAGGTTGTCCTCATGACCACCAAGGGAGAGGCTATTGCCATTGGTATTGCCCAGATGACCACGGTGGACCTCGCTTCGTGCGACCACGGAGTCGTTGCCAAGGTGAAGAGATGTATCATGGAGAGAGACACTTACCCAAGAAGATGGGGATTGGGACCTGTCgctttgaagaagaagcagatGAAGGCCGATGGAAAGTTGGACAAGTTTGGAAGGCCTAACGAGAACACGCCAGAGTcgtggaaaaaagagtATGTGAGCCACGAAGACGTTCCTGCGCCAGCCATTCCTGAGGATAAATTGCAAGCTCCAGAAGTTCAAAAGTCGAAGGCCACTTTCCTAGACTCGCAGAAGGACGGaaaggacgagaaggaagaaaaggaagagaagaaggagaagaaggagaagaaggaaaagaaggaaaagaaagagaagaaggaaaagaaagagaagaagcgTAAGGCCGAGGGCGAGGAGGgcgaggaaaagaagaagaagaagaagagtaAGAGCGATTAG
- a CDS encoding Target of rapamycin complex subunit LST8 produces MSVILASAGYDHTIRFWEALTGVCSRTIQHGDSQVNRLEITSDKKFLAAAGKSKIRLYDIRSSNPNPVTSFDGHTNNVTSIAFQIENKWMCSSSEDGTVKVWDVRSPSVQRNYKHNCPVNEVVIHPNQGELISCDQNGNVRVWDLGENKCTHQLIPEDDVSIQSISCASDGSMLVAGNNKGNCYVWEMKNNEDQTLLRPVNKFKSHSKYITRVLISSDCKHLATCSADHTTRIWSTENFSLETTLRGHQRWVWDCAFSADSAYLVTACSDHYVRLWDLSTSETVRQYNGHNKGVICVALNDV; encoded by the coding sequence ATGTCCGTCATCCTTGCTTCGGCCGGCTACGACCACACCATCCGATTTTGGGAGGCGCTTACTGGAGTCTGTTCCAGAACTATACAGCACGGCGATTCCCAGGTCAACAGGCTGGAAATCACGTCTGACAAGAAATtcctcgctgctgctggcaaGTCCAAAATCCGTTTGTACGATATCCGTTCCTCCAACCCGAACCCAGTTACCTCTTTTGATGGCCACACAAACAATGTGACGTCCATTGCATTTCAAATCGAAAACAAATGGATGTGTTCTTCCAGCGAAGACGGAACTGTCAAGGTCTGGGATGTACGGTCTCCCAGCGTCCAACGAAATTACAAACATAATTGTCCCGTGAACGAGGTCGTGATACACCCAAACCAGGGAGAACTCATCAGCTGTGACCAGAATGGAAATGTGCGAGTCTGGGACCTGGGCGAGAACAAATGCACTCACCAGCTTATTCCGGAGGACGACGTGTCGATTCAGTCCATCAGCTGTGCATCAGATGGGTCAATGCTGGTGGCAGGTAATAACAAGGGAAATTGCTATGTGTGGGAGATGAAAAATAACGAAGATCAAACACTGCTTAGACCAGTGAACAAATTCAAGTCGCATTCAAAATACATCACTAGAGTTTTAATTTCGTCCGACTGCAAGCATCTAGCAACGTGCTCGGCGGACCACACTACTCGCATATGGTCTACAGAGAATTTCTCACTCGAAACCACGCTCAGAGGCCATCAGAGATGGGTCTGGGACTGTGCTTTCAGTGCCGACAGTGCATATTTGGTGACTGCATGTTCAGACCACTACGTGAGACTATGGGACCTGAGCACCAGTGAGACTGTCAGACAGTACAATGGACACAACAAGGGTGTGATCTGCGTGGCATTGAACGATGTGTAA
- a CDS encoding Reduced viability upon starvation protein 161 yields MSWEGFKKAVTRAGASVTVRAADKIIDRDYDMEERRFKTLEKAGTQLAKETKGYLDALRAVTASQVAMAEIINNLYEDARALGGANVGGYYLSAVQEYDQETVKQLDGPFRETVLDPINKFASYFSEVNEAIKKRAHKKVDYEQAKSKVRRLIDKPAKDATKLPRAERELQLAKDIFDDLNNQLKEELPQLVDLRVPYYDPSFEALVKIQLRFCTEGYARLAQVQQYLDQSSRDEYANGLLDAKIDQLLAEMNKLNICALGVK; encoded by the exons ATGTCGTGGGAAGGTTTCAAAAAGGCCGTGACGAGAGCCGGAGCATCG GTGACTGTTCGGGCTGCTGACAAAATTATTGACAGAGACTATGATATGGAGGAGAGACGATTCAAGACATTGGAAAAAGCCGGAACTCAGCTTGCAAAGGAGACCAAGGGCTATCTTGACGCATTAAGAGCCGTGACGGCATCTCAGGTCGCCATGGCcgaaatcatcaacaacttgTACGAGGACGCTAGAGCGCTAGGAGGAGCAAATGTGGGAGGATACTATTTGAGTGCTGTTCAGGAGTATGACCAGGAGACTGTGAAGCAGCTCGACGGGCCTTTCAGAGAAACGGTTTTAGATCCTATCAACAAGTTTGCCTCGTACTTCTCTGAAGTTAACGAAGCCATCAAAAAGAGAGCGCACAAGAAGGTCGATTACGAGCAGGCAAAAAGCAAGGTGAGAAGACTTATTGATAAGCCCGCCAAAGATGCTACGAAATTGCCAAGAGCAGAGAGGGAATTGCAATTGGCCAAAGACATATTTGACGACCTCAACAACCAGCTTAAGGAGGAATTGCCacagcttgttgatctgaGAGTTCCATACTACGACCCTTCGTTTGAAGCCCTGGTGAAGATCCAGCTCAGGTTCTGTACTGAGGGGTACGCCAGATTGGCGCAAGTGCAACAATACCTTGaccagagcagcagagaTGAATATGCCAATGGTCTTTTGGATGCCAAGATCGATCAATTGCTGGCAGagatgaacaagctgaacatTTGCGCTCTGGGTGTGAAATAA
- a CDS encoding Protein SIS1: MVKETKLYDLLGVSPNASDAELKKAYRKMALKYHPDKPGGNAEKFKEISEAYEILSDADKREVYDQYGLEAARGNAPAGGNPFGGGASGFSSSGGGGRTFSQADAFNLFNQFGGFEEMFGDSGGFRTSRGSSPFGFTSMGGGMPGGFGGMGGGMPGGFASAQPKEPTIVDLNVPVPLELLYTGGSKKMKIRRKGPSGQLEEKIIDINIKPGWKAGTKITYPNEGDYQDGMRQTLRFTIVQKPHDTFTREDNNLKTTVKLSFKESLLGFEKEVTTLDGRRIPLTKSSPTQPGSVSTYPGLGMPISKSPGSRGDLIIEFKVDYPVFLTQQQKQAISANF, encoded by the coding sequence ATGGTTAAAGAAACAAAGCTCTACGATTTGCTAGGGGTGTCACCTAATGCCAGTGATGCTGAACTCAAAAAGGCATATAGGAAGATGGCTCTGAAATACCACCCGGACAAGCCTGGTGGAAATGCAgagaagttcaaagagatcTCAGAGGCGTACGAAATTCTGTCAGACGCAGACAAGAGAGAAGTTTACGATCAGTACGGATTGGAAGCTGCCCGTGGAAATGCCCCTGCAGGAGGCAATCCATTTGGCGGCGGTGCATCAggcttcagcagcagcggcggTGGAGGCCGTACGTTCTCTCAAGCCGACGCATTCAATTTATTCAACCAATTCGGTGGCTTTGAAGAAATGTTTGGAGATTCTGGTGGCTTTAGAACTTCCAGAGGAAGCTCGCCATTTGGCTTCACCTCCATGGGAGGAGGAATGCCTGGTGGATTTGGAGGCATGGGAGGCGGCATGCCAGGAGGATTTGCAAGTGCTCAGCCTAAAGAGCCTACCATTGTCGATCTGAACGTTCCTGTTCCATTGGAGTTGTTATACACTGGTGGATCcaaaaaaatgaaaatcAGACGGAAGGGTCCTTCTGGTCAACTAGAGGAGAAGATAATAGACATCAACATCAAGCCTGGCTGGAAGGCGGGCACGAAGATCACATACCCGAACGAAGGAGATTACCAAGATGGAATGAGACAAACATTAAGATTTACGATTGTTCAGAAACCACATGATACTTTCACCAGAGAAGACAATAATCTGAAGACCACAGTTAAACTTTCATTCAAAGAATCTTTGTTAGGattcgaaaaagaggtCACCACATTGGACGGCAGAAGAATTCCACTCACCAAGTCATCGCCAACGCAACCTGGATCCGTCAGCACCTACCCAGGACTGGGAATGCCAATTTCTAAATCTCCAGGCTCTAGAGGAGATTTGATCATAGAATTCAAGGTGGACTACCCAGTTTTCCTCACACAACAGCAGAAGCAAGCAATCAGTGCAAACTTCTAA